From the genome of Globicephala melas chromosome 16, mGloMel1.2, whole genome shotgun sequence, one region includes:
- the FFAR4 gene encoding free fatty acid receptor 4 isoform X2, translating into MSPQCAQAAGIGPTRSLERTNRTRFPFFSDVKGDHRLVLSAVETVVLALIFAVSLLGNVCALVLVARRRRRGTTASLVLNLFCADLLFTSAIPPVLAVRWTEAWVLGPGACHLLFYVMTLSGSVTILTLAAVSLERMVCIVRLRRGVRGPGRRARAALLALIWGYSAFAALPLCIFFRVVQQRFSGADEEIPICTLVWPSIAGEISWDVSFVTLNFLVPGLLIVISYSKILQS; encoded by the exons ATGTCCCCTCAGTGCGCGCAGGCGGCGGGCATTGGGCCCACGCGCAGCCTGGAGCGGACCAACCGCACCCGCTTCCCGTTCTTCTCCGATGTCAAGGGCGACCACCGGTTGGTGCTGAGCGCCGTGGAGACTGTGGTGCTGGCACTCATCTTCGCGGTGTCGCTGCTGGGCAACGTGTGCGCCTTGGTGCTGGTAGCGCGCCGACGGCGCCGCGGCACCACAGCCAGCCTGGTGCTCAACCTTTTCTGCGCGGACCTGCTCTTCACCAGCGCCATCCCGCCTGTGCTGGCCGTGCGCTGGACAGAGGCCTGGGTGCTGGGCCCGGGTGCCTGCCACCTGCTCTTCTACGTGATGACCCTGAGCGGCAGCGTCACCATCCTGACGCTGGCGGCAGTCAGCTTGGAGCGCATGGTGTGCATCGTGCGCCTGCGGCGCGGCGTGCGGGGCCCGGGGCGGCGGGCGCGGGCCGCGCTGCTCGCGCTTATCTGGGGCTACTCGGCATTCGCCGCGCTGCCACTCTGCATCTTCTTCCGCGTCGTCCAGCAGCGGTTCTCCGGCGCCGACGAG GAAATTCCGATTTGCACACTGGTTTGGCCCAGCATTGCCGGAGAAATCTCCTGGGATGTGTCATTTGTTACTTTGAACTTCTTGGTACCAGGACTGCTTATTGTGATCAGTTACTCCAAAATTTTACAG